The following are encoded together in the Daucus carota subsp. sativus chromosome 5, DH1 v3.0, whole genome shotgun sequence genome:
- the LOC108220320 gene encoding uncharacterized protein LOC108220320 yields the protein MAEQCLSLVAPETSLTLVDNSLVIGREFPDVETCRRTLKDIAIALHFDLRIVKSDRSRFIAKCSKEGCPWRVHVAKCPGVPTFSIRTLIGEHTCEGVQNLHHQQASVGWVARSVEERIRNNPQYKPKEILQDIQDQHGVAVSYMQAWRGKERSMAALHGTFEEGYGLLAGYCEQLRKTNPGSIATVYTTGDNCFQRLFISYQASIYGFLNACRPLLEIDRAHLKGKYLGALLCAAAIDADDALFPLAIAIVDVESDENWMWFMSELRKLLVENTDSMPRLTILSERQRGMVEAVETHFPSAFHGFCLRYVSENFRDTFKNPKLVNIFWNAVYSLTPIEFENKINEMVDILQDVIPWFRQFPPQLWAVAYFEGVRYGHFTLGITELLYNWALEGHELPIVQMMEHIRHQLTSWFSERRAMSMRWNSVLVPSAEKRIQEAIADAPCYQVLRANEVEFEIVSTERTNIVDIQTRVCSCHRWQIYGLPCAHAAAALISCGQNAQLFADHCFTVHSYRETYSQTIYPIPDKCQWKEPGDGTEGGGVPLDNAIRAPKIRRPPGRPKKKVLRVESLKRPKRVVQCGRCRMLGHSQKKCTMPV from the coding sequence ATGGCTGAACAATGTTTATCTTTAGTCGCACCAGAGACTTCACTTACTTTGGTAGACAATAGTTTGGTTATAGGTCGAGAATTCCCGGATGTTGAAACTTGTAGACGAACTCTGAAGGATATTGCTATTGCTTTGCATTTTGATCTAAGGATTGTAAAGTCGGATCGTAGTCGCTTTATTGCTAAATGTTCTAAAGAAGGTTGTCCTTGGCGTGTCCATGTGGCAAAGTGTCCGGGTGTTCCAACATTTTCGATTAGAACCCTTATTGGTGAACATACGTGTGAGGGAGTTCAAAATCTTCACCACCAGCAGGCGTCTGTAGGTTGGGTTGCCAGGTCTGTGGAAGAGAGAATTAGGAACAATCCGCAGTATAAACCAAAGGAGATTCTTCAAGATATACAAGATCAGCATGGGGTTGCGGTGTCGTATATGCAAGCTTGGCGTGGAAAGGAGCGTAGCATGGCTGCACTTCACGGGACGTTTGAAGAAGGGTATGGACTTCTTGCTGGGTATTGTGAACAGTTACGGAAGACAAATCCTGGGAGCATAGCTACAGTATATACCACCGGAGATAATTGCTTCCAGCGCCTTTTTATTTCTTACCAAGCATCAATTTACGGGTTTTTAAATGCTTGTAGACCACTTTTGGAAATTGATAGAGCACATCTGAAAGGAAAGTATCTGGGTGCGTTGCTCTGCGCTGCTGCTATTGATGCAGATGATGCACTATTTCCCTTGGCAATTGCTATTGTGGATGTTGAGAGTGATGAGAATTGGATGTGGTTTATGTCAGAACTGCGAAAGCTTCTTGTTGAAAACACAGATAGCATGCCTAGGTTGACCATTTTATCAGAAAGGCAAAGGGGGATGGTGGAGGCAGTAGAGACTCATTTTCCAAGTGCATTTCATGGGTTTTGTCTACGGTATGTTAGTGAGAATTTTCGTGATACATTTAAAAATCCGAAGCTTGTGAATATATTTTGGAATGCAGTGTATTCACTTACACCTATAGAGTTCGAAAACAAGATAAATGAGATGGTGGATATCTTGCAAGATGTCATACCATGGTTTCGACAATTTCCGCCACAATTGTGGGCTGTAGCTTATTTTGAAGGGGTGCGGTATGGGCACTTTACTCTAGGGATCACAGAGTTGTTATATAATTGGGCTCTTGAAGGTCATGAGCTTCCTATTGTACAGATGATGGAGCACATCCGCCATCAGTTGACGTCATGGTTCAGTGAGCGGCGTGCCATGAGCATGAGGTGGAATTCCGTTCTTGTACCATCTGCCGAGAAACGAATTCAAGAGGCAATCGCAGATGCTCCTTGTTATCAAGTACTTCGTGCAAATGAAGTGGAGTTCGAGATAGTATCAACTGAGCGGACAAACATAGTGGATATTCAAACGCGAGTCTGTTCGTGTCACCGCTGGCAAATCTATGGTCTTCCGTGTGCACATGCCGCTGCCGCACTTATTTCTTGTGGACAGAATGCCCAACTATTTGCTGATCATTGTTTTACAGTTCACAGTTACCGTGAAACTTACTCGCAAACAATATATCCGATTCCGGATAAATGTCAGTGGAAAGAACCTGGTGATGGCACAGAAGGTGGCGGAGTCCCACTCGATAATGCGATACGAGCTCCCAAAATACGTAGACCTCCAGGAAGGCCAAAAAAGAAGGTTCTTCGTGTAGAGAGTTTAAAACGCCCAAAGAGGGTTGTTCAATGCGGCCGATGTCGAATGTTAGGTCATTCTCAAAAGAAATGCACAATGCCAGTCTGA